A genome region from Legionella sp. PC997 includes the following:
- a CDS encoding ankyrin repeat domain-containing protein, which translates to MKDAAIEILIYKPDPDHPLPENQRGVVINPHLKQRFKQFVPIGVYLEGPDLKYYFFDQCDKSPKIYSSLDELKRDLPEELDNIFEKNPKLFIMGHAGGGEYGMGNCHGPSEQLYDDNFDNLLHGFKRALPAHHGEVFVTLEGCNTDNQLNAAANSQEKTFLERVSVKHPEITFGGTGPWDAQDVQTGFRSLSPASPITSMAGNIWKAGNSVIFHHGEYQVAVRKSLFASTQTAKELKVNTLEYARAILGKDEADELIAKIALNRDILSIQDLKKIDSFPELRFEGEDVAKFVEQENQILGKEQENYLNRVRDILGRADPIEQLTHRDVLELLLGLKEPSVFKGHEDLLESILANKALLNLAMVSCGKVLIGGPSNDGVIALLLKHGADINSTDKKSMTALHYAVQNFYNYRKEPLHLIKKLIECGASLEVRNEKGQTPIETAQEHSKDGRVTASDKLLASLKSSNSPPTPLELKQSVRQIFQMSQHKADELLSLPIAKREYSKCSEGTLYIPGDVVEKLHGILQSAKGNNELLSAFESELSMVISALEKGIGTGEVVDGEEDEFIPKRFENAKLQLTAVMDALVEMKQEIDTSKDAKVGANFQN; encoded by the coding sequence ATGAAAGACGCTGCAATAGAAATCTTAATATATAAACCAGATCCAGATCATCCACTGCCTGAAAATCAGAGGGGTGTGGTGATAAATCCTCACTTAAAACAACGGTTCAAGCAATTTGTTCCAATTGGCGTCTATTTAGAAGGCCCTGATTTGAAGTATTATTTTTTCGATCAGTGTGATAAATCCCCAAAAATCTATAGTAGTTTGGATGAACTCAAACGAGACTTACCGGAAGAACTAGACAATATATTTGAGAAAAACCCAAAATTATTTATTATGGGCCATGCTGGTGGTGGCGAATATGGTATGGGTAATTGCCATGGCCCAAGTGAGCAGTTATATGATGATAATTTTGATAATTTATTACATGGTTTTAAACGAGCATTGCCCGCACATCATGGTGAAGTTTTTGTGACTTTAGAAGGTTGTAATACAGACAATCAACTTAATGCTGCAGCAAACTCACAGGAAAAAACATTTTTAGAAAGAGTGTCAGTGAAACATCCAGAAATCACGTTTGGTGGAACTGGACCATGGGATGCGCAAGATGTACAGACCGGCTTCCGATCCCTTTCGCCGGCATCCCCTATCACATCGATGGCAGGAAATATTTGGAAGGCTGGAAACAGTGTTATTTTTCATCATGGTGAATATCAAGTTGCCGTTCGAAAATCTTTATTTGCCTCAACACAAACAGCTAAAGAATTAAAAGTTAACACCCTAGAATATGCCCGTGCAATTCTAGGTAAAGACGAAGCCGATGAACTGATAGCAAAAATCGCTTTAAATCGAGATATTCTAAGCATTCAAGATTTAAAGAAAATTGATAGTTTTCCAGAATTGCGATTTGAAGGAGAAGATGTTGCAAAGTTTGTTGAACAGGAAAACCAAATATTAGGTAAAGAACAAGAAAATTATTTAAACCGTGTCCGTGATATCTTAGGTCGGGCGGATCCTATAGAACAACTGACACATAGAGATGTACTAGAACTTCTCTTAGGTTTAAAAGAACCTTCTGTATTTAAAGGTCATGAAGACTTGCTCGAGTCAATTCTAGCTAATAAAGCTTTGTTAAACCTGGCAATGGTAAGTTGTGGAAAAGTCCTTATTGGTGGCCCAAGTAATGATGGCGTCATTGCTTTATTATTAAAACATGGCGCTGATATTAATAGTACTGATAAAAAAAGCATGACGGCTTTGCACTATGCGGTACAGAATTTTTATAATTATAGAAAAGAGCCCTTACATCTCATTAAAAAGTTAATAGAGTGTGGTGCTAGTCTTGAAGTGCGAAATGAAAAAGGACAGACTCCTATCGAGACAGCGCAAGAACATAGCAAAGATGGACGAGTGACTGCTAGTGATAAGCTTCTCGCATCTTTGAAATCTAGCAATTCGCCACCAACTCCCTTAGAACTAAAACAATCTGTTAGACAAATATTTCAGATGAGTCAACACAAGGCTGATGAACTACTTTCATTACCTATTGCGAAACGTGAATATAGCAAATGTAGTGAAGGCACTCTTTATATTCCTGGAGATGTAGTGGAAAAATTGCATGGAATCTTGCAATCTGCAAAGGGGAATAATGAACTATTATCGGCGTTTGAATCAGAGCTTAGTATGGTTATCAGTGCTCTTGAAAAAGGTATTGGAACTGGAGAAGTGGTTGATGGCGAGGAAGATGAATTCATCCCTAAACGTTTTGAAAATGCAAAACTCCAGTTAACAGCGGTTATGGACGCACTGGTTGAGATGAAACAAGAGATCGATACTTCAAAAGATGCTAAAGTTGGGGCCAACTTCCAAAACTAA
- a CDS encoding sensor histidine kinase KdpD, which produces MIFLILVLAFFKYLKSVETKIIVNAGQTMSQGLLISLEKELINNPKSNWDAIIKKKTDNLIHLIVIDSLKLTLKQNNQLNNGEIIFLSGTTYQFLNEVIVEHTAYKKIGNTPYALAYNFSDPGEIIFNYMNPVLIQIVQHLLSKSKNTWSNELLQLEKIYGFPLHVYKTKSKHLPGNIINSLSTKRLVFETNKNSSQIVILYYSFSGGILKIGPLSYLPVMARISDVMYYFIGTFFFLSLCLIAFFSLLFVRNMKKVYQITKNFSQGNFDFHRKIGTTSILYGLYVNIIHMGEQLKELIESHKQLCRFVAHEIRTPLSTIQMATDSIKRKNAEDVLLNKQLNSIQEDIADMNRLVSTFLIYSKMHSNELKLKQSETDIIVWLRKLLESYSSSTFEITFHTNELNSLKAYIDENNLKHAVTNLITNAMKFAEHTISLTISLDNSHILIHVDDDGSGLPDDGADDIFSEYTIAENSGIGDKHIGLGLAIVKKVVNLHGGKVMATQSPILKGARFTIVLPRYS; this is translated from the coding sequence GTGATTTTTTTAATTCTTGTTTTGGCATTTTTTAAATATTTAAAGTCAGTTGAGACAAAGATAATTGTTAATGCAGGACAAACGATGTCACAAGGACTTTTAATTAGTTTAGAAAAAGAGTTAATTAATAATCCGAAATCAAACTGGGATGCAATAATAAAGAAAAAAACAGATAATCTTATTCATCTTATAGTAATCGACAGTCTAAAACTCACCCTGAAGCAGAATAATCAATTAAATAATGGTGAAATCATTTTTTTATCAGGTACAACCTATCAATTTCTAAACGAGGTAATTGTAGAACATACTGCGTATAAAAAAATTGGTAATACCCCGTATGCATTAGCTTACAATTTTTCAGATCCTGGCGAAATTATTTTTAATTATATGAATCCTGTTTTAATACAAATCGTTCAACATTTATTATCAAAATCAAAAAATACATGGAGTAATGAACTATTACAGTTAGAAAAAATATATGGTTTTCCTCTTCATGTTTATAAAACTAAAAGTAAACACTTACCAGGTAATATAATTAATTCTTTATCAACAAAGCGTTTAGTATTTGAAACCAATAAAAACTCGTCACAAATTGTTATTCTCTATTATAGTTTTAGTGGTGGAATACTCAAAATTGGCCCACTAAGCTATCTGCCCGTTATGGCAAGAATCAGTGATGTTATGTATTATTTTATAGGGACTTTCTTTTTTTTATCCCTTTGTCTTATTGCCTTTTTTTCATTGCTTTTTGTTAGAAATATGAAAAAGGTGTATCAGATAACTAAAAATTTCAGTCAAGGGAACTTTGATTTTCATCGGAAAATAGGTACCACCTCTATTTTGTATGGGCTGTATGTAAATATCATCCACATGGGTGAGCAATTAAAAGAACTGATTGAATCACATAAACAATTGTGCCGGTTTGTCGCGCATGAAATTAGGACCCCTTTGTCAACCATACAAATGGCGACGGATAGTATCAAAAGGAAAAATGCTGAAGATGTATTACTCAATAAACAGCTAAACAGCATACAAGAAGATATTGCAGATATGAATCGCCTCGTCAGCACTTTTTTGATTTACTCAAAAATGCATTCAAACGAATTGAAATTAAAACAGTCTGAGACCGATATAATAGTATGGTTAAGAAAGCTATTAGAGTCTTATTCTTCATCGACATTTGAAATTACATTTCATACTAATGAGTTAAATTCTTTGAAAGCATACATAGATGAAAATAATTTAAAACATGCTGTTACCAATTTGATTACAAATGCTATGAAATTTGCAGAGCACACTATTTCTTTAACCATTTCGCTGGATAATAGTCATATTTTAATTCACGTAGACGATGATGGCTCAGGCTTGCCGGATGATGGTGCGGATGACATTTTTTCTGAATATACAATTGCCGAAAACTCCGGAATTGGAGATAAACATATTGGGTTAGGATTAGCTATTGTTAAAAAAGTTGTTAATCTCCACGGAGGAAAGGTCATGGCTACACAATCACCGATATTAAAAGGTGCTCGATTCACCATAGTACTTCCAAGATATTCTTAG